From the Terriglobia bacterium genome, one window contains:
- a CDS encoding glycyl-radical enzyme activating protein: METRRPLIIDIKRDSREDGPGIRSVVFFKGCPLRCVFCHNPEAQQSGLEIAFAEEHCVRCGACQEACPRLAIDLDRASRIDRESCDHCGRCVEACPEGALRMIGTYWPVENLVPLLLRDVSFYRHSGGGVTLSGGECTMFPDYVRSLLQRLKACGIHTALETSGYFDYEVFARKILPYLDLVLFDIKIIDREESLRYLGRSNESILNNLRRLLAQDTVEVRPRVPVIPEITDSRDNFSAVVNYLCEAAAREISLVPYNPLGAAMYTRLGRAIPDVPSGFMKPEREEQTFKMFREIIERKRGQRRQTENAELPGIPVPPAVKTEEKHP, encoded by the coding sequence ATGGAAACCCGCCGTCCACTTATCATCGACATTAAACGCGACAGCCGGGAAGACGGCCCGGGCATTCGCAGCGTGGTGTTTTTTAAAGGGTGTCCCCTGCGTTGCGTCTTCTGCCACAACCCCGAGGCGCAACAGTCGGGACTCGAGATCGCATTTGCTGAGGAGCATTGCGTCAGGTGTGGGGCGTGCCAGGAAGCTTGCCCGCGCCTGGCCATCGATCTTGACCGCGCCTCGCGCATCGACCGGGAGAGTTGTGACCATTGCGGACGATGCGTCGAGGCCTGCCCCGAGGGCGCCTTGCGGATGATCGGCACGTACTGGCCGGTGGAAAACCTGGTGCCTCTGCTGCTGCGAGACGTCTCCTTTTATCGGCATTCCGGCGGCGGTGTCACGCTTTCGGGAGGCGAATGCACGATGTTTCCCGATTACGTGCGTTCCCTCTTGCAGAGACTCAAGGCTTGCGGCATTCACACCGCCCTGGAGACGTCAGGCTATTTTGACTACGAGGTGTTTGCCCGCAAGATCCTTCCCTACCTGGACCTGGTCCTCTTTGATATCAAGATCATTGACCGCGAAGAGAGCCTCAGGTATTTGGGACGATCGAACGAAAGCATTCTCAACAACCTTCGCCGGCTCTTGGCGCAGGACACCGTAGAGGTCCGACCCCGGGTCCCGGTGATTCCGGAAATCACCGATTCGCGCGACAATTTCAGCGCGGTGGTCAATTACCTTTGCGAAGCCGCGGCCAGGGAGATTTCTCTGGTTCCCTATAATCCTCTCGGCGCAGCCATGTACACTCGTCTCGGCAGGGCGATTCCCGATGTGCCATCCGGCTTCATGAAACCTGAGCGCGAGGAACAGACCTTCAAAATGTTCCGCGAGATCATTGAGAGAAAAAGGGGGCAACGCCGGCAAACCGAAAACGCCGAATTACCAGGCATCCCGGTGCCTCCTGCGGTTAAAACAGAGGAAAAGCATCCATGA